A genome region from Nocardia sp. NBC_00565 includes the following:
- a CDS encoding nuclear transport factor 2 family protein — protein MFDEALFEQALAKPRLRQPLPQFLAGNRAGGRVPVLTEDELNAMTRQWFADFERKIQHYKTFGVDIAWMLEWAKKYWWSWLARDMSRNDELYTDDLRYKDPTTFGRVMVGQEEFVTYNFAFFDAIPDWRYDPLPGQVYIDITPEGETRIVIRYIGSGHHDGPLRFYPYDESAPAIHGVGTFVQCTAVDRYHFTPDGRMYEGETLFDLLDAMKSAGIVPAEDSWQFRAITQASRLPSILRKARNTIPFGATR, from the coding sequence ATGTTCGACGAAGCATTATTCGAGCAGGCACTGGCGAAACCGCGCCTGCGGCAGCCGCTACCGCAGTTTCTGGCAGGCAACCGCGCAGGCGGCCGGGTCCCGGTGCTCACCGAGGACGAGCTCAATGCCATGACCCGCCAATGGTTCGCCGACTTCGAACGAAAGATCCAGCACTACAAGACCTTCGGTGTCGATATCGCCTGGATGCTGGAATGGGCGAAGAAGTACTGGTGGAGCTGGCTGGCACGGGACATGTCGCGCAACGACGAGCTGTACACCGACGACCTCCGATACAAGGATCCGACCACCTTCGGTCGTGTGATGGTCGGCCAGGAGGAGTTCGTCACATACAACTTCGCGTTCTTCGACGCCATCCCGGACTGGCGTTACGACCCGCTACCGGGGCAGGTCTACATCGACATCACACCGGAGGGCGAAACCCGAATAGTCATCCGCTACATCGGCAGTGGACACCACGACGGACCATTGCGGTTCTACCCCTACGACGAGTCCGCGCCCGCGATCCATGGTGTCGGGACCTTCGTCCAATGCACCGCCGTGGACCGCTACCACTTCACCCCCGACGGCCGCATGTACGAGGGCGAGACCCTCTTCGACCTACTCGACGCTATGAAGTCGGCAGGAATCGTTCCCGCAGAAGACAGTTGGCAGTTCCGCGCAATCACACAAGCCTCACGACTGCCATCGATCCTGCGCAAGGCACGCAACACGATCCCGTTCGGCGCCACCCGCTAA
- a CDS encoding alpha/beta fold hydrolase, whose product MTASMPNVDDPGEFNHCLAEVNRIRLHYVDKGEGPLVVLLHGFPTLWYLSRHQIKVLAAAGYRMVAPDQRGHGRSRRGQRCRRIRPDTSRWQCGLPDEGPRRGVGNSSSATTRTWCPRRL is encoded by the coding sequence ATGACCGCAAGCATGCCCAACGTTGACGATCCGGGGGAGTTCAATCATTGCCTCGCGGAGGTCAATCGAATACGCCTGCATTATGTCGATAAGGGGGAGGGCCCGCTCGTCGTCCTGCTCCACGGCTTCCCCACCCTTTGGTACTTGTCGCGGCACCAGATCAAGGTCCTCGCCGCCGCCGGCTACCGTATGGTGGCTCCGGACCAGCGTGGCCATGGCCGGTCCCGACGCGGCCAACGATGTCGACGAATACGACCAGACACATCTCGTTGGCAATGTGGTCTGCCTGATGAAGGCCCTCGACGAGGAGTCGGCAATTCGTCCTCGGCGACCACCAGGACCTGGTGCCCGCGACGGCTGTAG
- a CDS encoding molybdopterin-dependent oxidoreductase, with protein sequence MLAGHRITDTHTLFVRNIQDLEEGLTLAPLPVEGWEIELAGLIKPSRLVVHAEELLEMEQVEYEMVLQCSGNGRSQYRDIPGIPWNQGGVGNVRFRGVPLSAVLEKHNVTIDSQVKFVTAEGRDLPTGRELPDMEHSLPVGDVLERSILALELNGEALPGIHGGPVRLVTPGFFGTMQLKWLSRLRFETSESTCFYHATEYRVPLSPVKAGERFRFTLENSRPTWDIRLMSYILDPEQGATLGTGEVTVSGVAYNDGKARLESVLVSFDEGRSWQSAEFETPESPFAWYQWTTRTTLEPGVHQIWSRALDYLGRSQPLDGSVYWNPNGYEWTGVYKTEVTVS encoded by the coding sequence ATGCTCGCCGGGCACCGGATCACGGACACCCACACCCTCTTTGTGCGCAACATCCAGGACCTCGAAGAGGGCCTCACGCTCGCCCCCCTGCCCGTCGAAGGTTGGGAGATCGAGCTGGCCGGACTCATCAAGCCTTCGCGGCTGGTCGTTCATGCCGAGGAGCTGCTCGAGATGGAGCAGGTCGAGTACGAGATGGTCCTCCAGTGCTCGGGCAACGGACGGTCGCAGTACCGCGACATCCCGGGGATCCCGTGGAATCAGGGCGGCGTGGGCAACGTCAGGTTCAGGGGTGTGCCGCTCTCGGCCGTGCTCGAGAAGCACAACGTTACGATCGACTCCCAGGTGAAGTTCGTGACCGCGGAAGGTCGGGACCTGCCTACGGGACGTGAGCTGCCGGACATGGAGCACAGCCTCCCCGTGGGAGACGTCCTGGAGCGGAGCATTCTTGCCCTGGAACTCAACGGAGAAGCGCTGCCCGGCATCCATGGCGGGCCGGTGCGTCTGGTGACGCCAGGGTTCTTCGGGACCATGCAGCTGAAATGGCTGTCACGGCTGCGGTTCGAGACCTCCGAGTCGACGTGCTTCTACCACGCGACCGAGTACCGCGTGCCGTTGTCGCCCGTCAAAGCGGGGGAAAGGTTCCGGTTCACGCTGGAGAACAGCAGGCCCACGTGGGACATCCGCCTGATGAGCTACATCCTCGATCCCGAGCAGGGTGCGACCCTAGGCACGGGCGAGGTCACGGTCAGCGGTGTCGCGTACAACGACGGGAAGGCGCGCCTGGAGTCGGTGCTGGTCTCATTCGACGAAGGCCGTAGCTGGCAGTCGGCCGAGTTCGAGACCCCTGAGAGCCCGTTCGCCTGGTACCAGTGGACGACGCGCACCACGCTCGAACCGGGCGTCCACCAGATCTGGTCGCGGGCCCTCGACTATCTCGGCCGAAGCCAGCCGCTTGACGGCTCGGTCTACTGGAACCCGAACGGCTACGAGTGGACCGGCGTGTACAAGACCGAAGTGACCGTGAGCTGA
- a CDS encoding catalase codes for MDDHTQPDPAPSAERQDLRRRELPRRGALVGMAAVGGISVVNVGAFLWAGGWLTPESLSPSRFVDRFERVYGRHDGFRRNHAKGLSASGTFTSNGAGVALSSASVFRPGATPVTARFSLSGGMPVVSDANANATVRGLAVLFHLANREQWRTAMVNIPVFLDRVPQGFYDRLLATKPVAATGRPDPAKLAAFLAEYPETARAMAVVNQTPPSSGFFNSPFHGLNAFRFTNAAGTTVPVRWSLCAEDPFVAGTQGAGRDYLFDALIERVAREPVRWRLVVTVAEPGDPTNDATQAWPANRRQVEVGTLSIDSVSTEAPGNARDNNFDPLVLPTGIDASDDPLLAARSSVYAKSYQRRTREPHTPSAVNVAAVDDEQ; via the coding sequence GTGGACGACCACACACAGCCCGACCCCGCACCATCAGCCGAGCGTCAGGACCTGCGGCGACGTGAGCTGCCCCGGCGCGGCGCGCTGGTGGGCATGGCCGCGGTGGGCGGAATCTCCGTGGTCAACGTCGGCGCGTTCCTGTGGGCGGGCGGCTGGTTGACGCCGGAGAGCCTGAGCCCGTCGAGGTTCGTAGACCGGTTCGAGCGGGTCTACGGCCGCCATGACGGTTTCCGACGCAACCACGCCAAGGGCCTGAGTGCTTCGGGCACGTTCACCAGCAACGGGGCAGGCGTCGCGCTGTCGAGCGCGTCGGTGTTCCGGCCAGGGGCCACGCCGGTGACGGCGCGGTTCTCGCTGTCCGGCGGTATGCCAGTGGTCTCTGACGCGAACGCGAACGCGACCGTGCGCGGGCTCGCGGTGCTGTTCCACCTGGCCAACCGCGAGCAGTGGCGCACCGCGATGGTGAACATCCCGGTCTTCCTCGACCGCGTGCCGCAGGGGTTCTACGACCGGCTGCTCGCCACGAAGCCGGTGGCCGCGACCGGCCGACCGGACCCGGCGAAGCTTGCCGCGTTCCTCGCCGAATACCCGGAGACGGCGCGCGCGATGGCTGTCGTCAACCAGACGCCGCCGTCGAGCGGGTTTTTCAACAGCCCGTTCCACGGGCTCAACGCGTTCCGGTTCACCAACGCGGCGGGCACGACGGTGCCGGTGCGGTGGAGCCTGTGTGCCGAGGACCCGTTCGTCGCGGGTACGCAGGGGGCGGGCCGGGACTACCTATTCGACGCGTTGATAGAGCGGGTCGCGCGGGAGCCGGTGCGCTGGCGGCTGGTGGTCACGGTCGCGGAGCCGGGTGACCCGACAAACGACGCGACGCAGGCCTGGCCTGCGAACCGGCGACAGGTCGAGGTCGGCACGCTCAGCATCGACTCGGTGTCGACCGAGGCGCCGGGCAACGCCCGCGACAACAACTTCGACCCGCTCGTGCTGCCGACCGGGATCGACGCGTCCGACGATCCGCTGCTTGCGGCGCGGTCATCGGTGTACGCGAAGTCCTACCAGCGGCGGACCCGCGAACCGCACACTCCCAGCGCGGTCAACGTGGCGGCGGTCGACGATGAGCAGTGA
- a CDS encoding cytochrome b produces MSSDARFTAVARCLHWLMAVLVIAMLFIGVFMVGSISDFHLLVTIHEPLGLAILLFALIRIGWRLRHTPPPWPPGMTRLDRLVAKYSERLLYVLLVLQPLFGWGLVSASGQPIVLFGSWYLPAIAPANITVFAALLWAHIVAAYVLYFTFAAHLAGVLWHTLVVRDGVLYRMTFGRVRNRTPEPVKQP; encoded by the coding sequence ATGAGCAGTGATGCCAGGTTCACCGCTGTGGCACGCTGCCTGCACTGGCTCATGGCCGTGCTCGTGATCGCCATGCTCTTTATCGGGGTGTTCATGGTCGGCTCGATCAGCGACTTCCACCTGCTTGTCACTATTCACGAACCGCTGGGCCTCGCGATCCTGCTATTCGCGCTGATCCGGATCGGTTGGCGGCTGCGGCACACGCCGCCGCCGTGGCCGCCCGGCATGACGCGACTGGACCGCTTGGTGGCCAAGTACTCCGAGCGATTGCTCTACGTACTGCTCGTGCTGCAGCCGTTGTTCGGGTGGGGACTCGTCTCGGCGTCGGGGCAGCCGATCGTCCTGTTCGGATCATGGTATCTACCGGCCATCGCGCCGGCGAACATCACCGTGTTCGCCGCGCTGCTGTGGGCGCACATCGTCGCCGCCTACGTCCTGTACTTCACCTTCGCCGCGCACCTGGCCGGCGTGCTGTGGCACACGCTCGTGGTCCGGGACGGCGTGCTCTACCGGATGACGTTCGGGCGGGTGCGCAACCGAACGCCCGAGCCTGTGAAACAGCCGTGA
- a CDS encoding SDR family NAD(P)-dependent oxidoreductase, translating to MTKTNRTALITGASRGIGLGIADRLARQGYSLTITARDADRLNTVADRLREGGAVDVAAVAADMSDAEGVAGVLAEHSRRFGVLSALIMNAGVGYAEPVADASMRRFDKTFAVNLRAPLQLIQDALPLLRTAAAAEPARGAKVIALSSITGVYAEAGLSMYGAAKAALVSLVATLNAEESGRGVTATTIAPGYVDTDMSAWIHDRIPPEKMLMVNDVVEMVDSLLRLSARAVVPNIVMSRAGTDGYRA from the coding sequence TTGACCAAGACGAACAGAACCGCCCTGATCACCGGCGCATCCCGCGGAATCGGATTGGGCATCGCCGACCGCCTTGCCCGCCAAGGATATTCACTGACCATCACCGCACGTGACGCCGACCGCCTGAACACGGTCGCAGACCGGTTGCGCGAGGGCGGCGCCGTGGACGTCGCCGCCGTGGCTGCGGACATGTCCGATGCCGAGGGTGTGGCCGGAGTACTCGCCGAACACTCCCGTCGCTTCGGCGTGCTGTCGGCGCTGATCATGAATGCCGGAGTGGGCTACGCCGAACCGGTCGCGGACGCGTCCATGCGCCGGTTCGACAAAACCTTCGCCGTCAACCTGCGTGCTCCGCTGCAACTCATCCAGGACGCGCTCCCACTGCTGCGGACTGCGGCGGCGGCCGAACCCGCCCGCGGCGCGAAGGTGATCGCACTGTCCTCGATCACCGGGGTGTACGCCGAAGCCGGCCTGTCGATGTACGGCGCGGCCAAAGCCGCACTCGTCTCACTGGTCGCGACACTCAACGCCGAGGAATCCGGTCGCGGCGTCACCGCCACCACGATCGCCCCCGGCTACGTCGACACCGACATGAGTGCCTGGATCCACGACCGAATCCCACCTGAGAAGATGCTGATGGTGAACGACGTGGTCGAGATGGTCGACTCGCTACTGCGTTTGTCCGCCCGCGCCGTGGTTCCGAACATCGTCATGTCGCGGGCCGGAACCGACGGCTACCGTGCATGA
- a CDS encoding TetR/AcrR family transcriptional regulator, producing the protein MSSPPTVRQWRGQSLADRSLVRRRQLLQAGYELLGGGGVTDVTVRAVCRHAQLSPRYFYESFTDTDELIVTIYDECNSEIASAIAVAVPRADLTESVRAAIDAAVQYFETDIRRVRILLREPLTSQLLATRRAAVAPAFLTSIMAAAGMTDLSPLGDAELAMSASALSGALVSLMLDYTDQRLAVTAAQVADYATRLVRATVLDLSLPKRTPDPHGIGYDK; encoded by the coding sequence GTGTCTTCGCCCCCTACCGTCAGGCAGTGGCGCGGCCAGTCCTTGGCCGACCGCTCGCTCGTCCGCCGACGGCAGCTGTTGCAGGCCGGATACGAACTGCTCGGCGGTGGCGGAGTCACCGATGTCACGGTGCGGGCGGTCTGCCGACATGCCCAGCTGAGCCCGCGCTATTTCTATGAAAGCTTCACCGACACGGATGAATTGATCGTCACCATCTACGACGAATGCAATAGCGAAATCGCGTCCGCTATCGCCGTTGCGGTGCCGCGGGCAGATCTCACGGAGTCTGTGCGGGCCGCGATCGATGCCGCAGTCCAGTATTTCGAGACCGACATTCGCCGCGTCCGGATCCTGCTGCGGGAACCGTTGACCAGCCAATTGCTCGCCACGCGGCGAGCGGCCGTGGCGCCGGCTTTCCTGACCTCGATCATGGCGGCCGCTGGGATGACCGACTTGTCACCCCTCGGCGACGCCGAACTCGCCATGTCCGCCAGTGCGCTGTCCGGCGCGCTGGTATCGCTGATGCTCGACTACACCGACCAGCGTCTCGCTGTCACCGCCGCCCAGGTCGCTGACTATGCGACCCGACTCGTCCGGGCCACCGTGCTCGACCTGTCGTTGCCGAAACGGACCCCGGACCCACATGGCATCGGCTACGACAAATGA
- a CDS encoding serine/threonine-protein kinase PknD: MDDTAVSGGDATRGSAETFGRYRLLSLLGQGGMGQVWRAHDSLTNRVVALKVLPERFADDEQLRERFRRECRAVAQLTEPHVIPIHDFGDIDGRLYLNMRLIEGTDLRKVIAQEGALSPQRAVAIIAQVAGALQAAHDAGLVHRDVKPTNILLGADEFASLIDFGIAHAADDRTLTTIGETIGTIAYMAPEEIGAEIKADARVDVYALTCVLYECLTGRPPFASSAGVQGVIAHHLHTPPPRPSATTPDVPPAFDAVIAKGMAKNPDKRYQTVRELAAAACAVVDGSAVSTTGGVAARYTRRIRLSPKTAGLLAAAVAVTVVAAVAVFIGVQRESGGGGSSPAPIASAYSSQIPLPFTGVSLPTDVAVDTAGNVYVTDMGNDRVVKLAAGASTSTPLPFTGLNNPQGVAVDTAGNVYVTDTSNDRVVKLAAGASTPTPLPFTGLKDPQGVAVDTAGDVYVGDRGNDRVLRLAAGASAPTTLPFTGLQDPQGVAVDAAGNVYVTELSTERVLRLAAGASAPTTLPVIGLKDPQGMAVDTAGDLYIVDWGSQWVVRLAAGASTPTPLPFTDLKNPQGVAVDTANNVYVTDLGPNPVVKLPVG, from the coding sequence ATGGATGACACGGCAGTGAGTGGCGGGGACGCCACTCGGGGGTCAGCGGAGACGTTCGGACGCTATCGGCTTCTTTCGCTGCTGGGTCAGGGCGGCATGGGCCAGGTGTGGCGGGCGCATGATTCACTGACCAACCGGGTGGTGGCGCTCAAGGTGTTGCCCGAGCGCTTCGCCGATGACGAGCAGCTGCGCGAGCGGTTCCGCCGGGAGTGCCGGGCGGTAGCGCAGTTGACCGAGCCGCATGTGATCCCCATCCACGACTTCGGCGACATCGACGGTCGGCTCTATCTGAATATGCGCTTGATCGAGGGCACCGACCTGCGCAAGGTGATCGCGCAAGAAGGGGCCTTGTCGCCGCAGCGAGCAGTGGCGATCATCGCACAGGTGGCCGGCGCGCTGCAGGCGGCCCACGATGCCGGGCTGGTCCACCGCGATGTCAAACCCACCAACATCCTGCTAGGGGCCGATGAGTTCGCCTCCCTGATCGACTTCGGGATCGCCCACGCCGCCGACGACCGTACGCTGACCACGATCGGCGAGACCATCGGCACGATCGCCTACATGGCGCCGGAGGAGATCGGCGCGGAGATCAAGGCCGATGCCCGAGTGGACGTATACGCGTTGACGTGCGTGCTGTACGAGTGCCTCACCGGCCGGCCGCCGTTTGCGAGCTCAGCGGGGGTGCAGGGTGTGATCGCCCATCACCTGCACACCCCGCCGCCGCGTCCCAGCGCCACTACACCCGACGTACCGCCTGCGTTCGATGCGGTCATCGCCAAGGGAATGGCCAAAAACCCCGACAAGCGTTACCAGACCGTGCGCGAGCTGGCCGCGGCGGCCTGCGCCGTGGTAGACGGTTCCGCGGTCAGCACCACCGGGGGCGTGGCCGCGCGCTATACGCGGCGAATCAGATTGTCGCCCAAGACCGCCGGGCTGCTCGCCGCCGCGGTCGCGGTTACGGTGGTGGCCGCCGTAGCTGTCTTCATCGGTGTCCAACGGGAATCAGGCGGCGGTGGCAGCTCGCCCGCACCTATCGCCTCGGCCTACTCGTCACAGATTCCGCTGCCGTTCACCGGCGTCAGCCTGCCCACCGATGTGGCGGTCGACACGGCGGGCAATGTATACGTCACCGACATGGGTAACGATCGGGTGGTGAAACTGGCGGCAGGCGCGTCGACGTCGACCCCGCTGCCGTTCACCGGCCTGAATAATCCCCAGGGGGTGGCGGTCGACACGGCGGGCAATGTATACGTCACCGACACGAGTAACGATCGGGTGGTGAAACTGGCGGCAGGCGCGTCGACGCCGACCCCGCTGCCGTTCACCGGGCTCAAAGATCCCCAGGGGGTGGCGGTCGACACGGCGGGAGACGTGTACGTCGGCGACCGGGGTAATGATCGGGTGCTGAGGTTGGCGGCGGGCGCGTCGGCGCCGACGACGCTGCCGTTCACGGGGCTCCAAGATCCCCAGGGGGTGGCGGTCGACGCTGCGGGCAACGTATACGTCACCGAATTGAGTACCGAGCGGGTGCTGAGGTTGGCGGCGGGCGCGTCGGCGCCGACCACGTTGCCGGTCATTGGGCTCAAAGATCCCCAGGGTATGGCGGTCGACACGGCGGGGGACTTGTACATCGTCGACTGGGGTAGCCAGTGGGTGGTGAGGTTGGCGGCGGGCGCGTCGACGCCGACCCCGCTGCCGTTCACCGACCTGAAGAATCCCCAGGGTGTGGCGGTCGACACGGCGAACAACGTATACGTCACCGACCTGGGCCCCAATCCGGTGGTGAAACTCCCGGTCGGCTGA